The Helicobacter anatolicus genomic interval CGACATTTTTTATTTTTGCACATTTGCCAACAAATTTTTGTAACATTTCCTTATCGACAGGTTTGTGTACTAAAAGCATTAAATGCTCGATGGTTTTTTCATTAAGATCTAGCAAAATTTTAATGCGTCTTGCAGAAGTGATACAATCTTTGATTACCATAAATTCTTCTTGTATTTTTTCATCAAGAGAAAAATCTTCGGGATAGGGGCTAATCATAATAGATTCTGTATCTTGTAGATTACTATGATTTAGACGATGCCAAAGTTTTTCAGTGATAAAAGGCATAAAAGGATGTAAAAGTTTTAGCGCATCTTTAAAAATACTTCCTAATTCAAAAACTGCATTTTTTTCAACTTTGGAAAGTTCAATTCCCCAATCACAAAATTCAAGCCATAAAAAGCTATAAATACTCATTGCTGCGTCATTGAAACGATAGGCATCTAATTCTTCTTGAACTTTTTTGTTTGTTGCATTAAATTGTGATTTGATATAGCGCCCTAAAGGTGTTCGGTAGTCTTGAAGATTTGGTCTATCTATAAAATTTTTAAAGTTTTCATCTTGTTGTTTTGCATAAAGTTCCAAAAATTTGATGGCATTTTCAAGCTTGATTAAAAATGCTTGTGTATCTTCAAATCTTTTAGTGGAAAGTTTAATATCCCTACCTTGTGCGCAAAGCATTGCAAGAGAAAAGCGTAAATTATCTGCACCATAGGTTTTGATCATATCTAAAGGATCAATGACATTACCTTTGCTTTTACTCATTTTTTGACCAAATTCATCGCGTACTAATGCATGAAGATAAACATCTTTAAAGGGGAGTTGATGAAGCAGATTTTCTCCGCTAAATACCATACGCGCTACCCAGAAAAATAAAATATCAAAGCCAGTGATAAGCAAGGAGTTGGGATAAAATTCTTGTAGATCGTTTGTTTGATATTTGGAGGATTCTGCATTATTGTTACCCCAGCCAAGAGTGCTAAATGCCCATAATCCGGAGCTAAACCAAGTATCTAATACATCAGGGTCTTGATAAATATTTGTGCTTTGGCAATGTTTGCAAGAATCTTCATGTGCATTTTTACTTGCAAATTGTTGATTGCAATCTTTGCAATACCAAACAGGGATTCTATGCCCCCACCAAAGTTGTCTGCTAATACACCAATCTTTGAGATCTCGCATCCACGCATTGTAGTTATTTTTCCATTCTTTGGGATAAAAATTCATAAGATTTTGCTGAATTTTTTTGATTGATTCTTGTGCAATTTGTTTTTTTACAAACCATTGTTTAGAAATGTAGGGTTCAACAACATTGCCACAGCGATAGCATTTACCAATTTGATTGGTGTAGTCTTCTATTTTTTCTATAAAATTTAAATCACTAAGTTTTCTTACAATTTTTTCTCGTGCTTCTAGGCGTTCTAATCCCTCAAACTCCCCAGCTTCTTTATTTAAAATACCCTTAGAATCAAAGGTTATGATAAAAGCAAGATTATGTCTTTTGCCTACTTCATAGTCATTAATATCATGCGCAGGGGTTACTTTTACACAACCTGTCCCAAAATCCATATCAACATGAGAATCCGCAATGATAGGAATTTCGCGATTGATGATCGGTAAAATAACATTTTTTCCAATCAAATGTTGATAGCGTTTATCTTCTGGATGTACCA includes:
- a CDS encoding valine--tRNA ligase, with the protein product MSISDQEIYQTCLKRGYFETQGNLKIQKKDKVFSIMMPPPNVTGVLHIGHALTFSLQDIMVRYKRMQGYKTLYQPGLDHAGIATQNIVEKQLLAQNITKENLGREKFIQKVWQWKEESGGKILEQMHHLGITPAWSRARFTMDEGLANAVREAFVTWYEKGLITQGDYMVNWCTHDGALSDIEVEYEENHSKLYHLKYPIKDSKDCIIVATTRPETFFGDTAVMVHPEDKRYQHLIGKNVILPIINREIPIIADSHVDMDFGTGCVKVTPAHDINDYEVGKRHNLAFIITFDSKGILNKEAGEFEGLERLEAREKIVRKLSDLNFIEKIEDYTNQIGKCYRCGNVVEPYISKQWFVKKQIAQESIKKIQQNLMNFYPKEWKNNYNAWMRDLKDWCISRQLWWGHRIPVWYCKDCNQQFASKNAHEDSCKHCQSTNIYQDPDVLDTWFSSGLWAFSTLGWGNNNAESSKYQTNDLQEFYPNSLLITGFDILFFWVARMVFSGENLLHQLPFKDVYLHALVRDEFGQKMSKSKGNVIDPLDMIKTYGADNLRFSLAMLCAQGRDIKLSTKRFEDTQAFLIKLENAIKFLELYAKQQDENFKNFIDRPNLQDYRTPLGRYIKSQFNATNKKVQEELDAYRFNDAAMSIYSFLWLEFCDWGIELSKVEKNAVFELGSIFKDALKLLHPFMPFITEKLWHRLNHSNLQDTESIMISPYPEDFSLDEKIQEEFMVIKDCITSARRIKILLDLNEKTIEHLMLLVHKPVDKEMLQKFVGKCAKIKNVEILKQKLENAIADVGNYCESFLNLKDIDLSAIKKRLYSQRDKFTKEIEKLSNLLSNENFVKNAPAAVLATNQEGLKNAKDKLEKVNQEIQKLSL